The Obesumbacterium proteus DNA window GCTGACCATAAGGGATTAGGATCTGGGCTTATCCAGCGCTGTACTGGGCCAAAGAAGTCCGCTAATCGGAAGGAATCAAGTGTATTAAGCCAATGAGAAAATACGCGTGGGTCGTGAAAGCGAAATCGACTATTCTGGTCATCGTGTTGTTTGACATAGAGCAGGCCTTGCAGATGGGTAACAAGGTCGTTGGCATCACCGTCTGCGACCAGCCATAACGTATTGAACGCGTAATTTGGGCGTGATAGCAGATATTGCACCATGCGTGGTTTGGCCCATGCGGCGATTAACCACGGGCCGTGGCTTTCCAAGGCACGGTCTGTCGCATTGAACAACGAATAATGAGCCACATCCAAACCGCTAGCAAAGCCTTGAGGAGCAGCATCTAATGCGCCGTCAATGATCGCCCACAGCGGTAATCTCGCCTCACACCAGTGATAGATAGTGCTGTTAGTCACATCCAATACGGTTGACGTTTGTTTAACCGTATTACGTTGTTCTAACCTCGCCATTTGCAGCAACGTATTTAGCCGAACGCTATCAATGTCCTCGTTATTTAGCACCTCTTGCACATCATCAAGTTGCCAAAATAATTCACCGCCGCGATGTGATATTTCAATCCAAATAGGTAGCCGATAAGCATCCATCACCTTGTAATGCTGAGCCAAAGTAATGGTATTCTCTAACCACCGTTCACCTTCCTCTCCGAGCAATATGGGAGGAAGATCCTGTATGGCCATCACTGCACGCAATGCATTCCATATCAGCGTTTGTTCGCGTCCGCGCTGTAGATTCTCTTGATCTTGAGCATTCAAATACCAGTGTTTCTTTTCCATCATGCCGTCCCTAGCCGATGATAAGACACGGATCGCCTTGTACGATCACCCCACCGTGCTTTGTTGATGAGCCCATAACGGCCACTGCAATCCCATTGACCGTCAGTAACGGACTGCCAGTGGCAATACTGTCGGGACCTCCGACAGCACAGACACATTTGTGACCAACCAACGCAACCGGTATGCCGTTAACCGTGAGTGCAGGATCGCCTTGTATGATTGGCCCACCGACATGAAATGGAATAGGACAAACATGTTGATGACCAAGTAATGCAACGGGTACGCCCATTGTTTTCTCCCTATCACAATGACTGTAAACAAATTGGACAAATTTCTGAAAGTGGATCGCCGTTCATCGCCGTGGCGCTTAATGCCGACATGGAACTGCTCCCACCGCTGGTAATACGCGTAACAGCCTTGATATTGACCAAATTCGACGATAGCGAAATACCTGAGCTATCGATGACAATCTTGCCGCCGGGGCCTTGCAGTACTACGCTTTTTGCCCCTTGCAACACCAAATCATTGGTGTTGATCAGCACCTTTTTATTGGCCAGTAATTCATAGGTTCCCGCTACCGTGTGGTGATGATCGCCCCCAACCTCCTCGGAAAAATCAGCACCCATCTTATCTTTACGCTGATTAAGAACATGAAACAAATACTGATTATCTATTTGTATTTGTTGATTATTCATCACGTTTATCATCTGATTGTGATGGATGCGTTCGATATGGTCGTGAGTGACATCGCTGGTTTTGTCGTTACCAATTTCCTCAACCTGATCGTGCTTGATGGTTTTAGAACGATCTTGCTCTACTACGAGGTATTGGTTGTTTTTAACTTCAGTCTGCTGATCTTTTTGCGCATGCAGATAAACAAGCTGTTGCCCCTGCTCGTCTTCAAATGAGAGCTCGTTATAACCCGCTCCTTTATGGGTAGAGGTGCGCAGCACGGTGCGTGTTTTATGTATCGGCAGGGCGTGTGGTGGAACATTAACAACGTGGTAAGTGCGACCAGTAATAATCGGCTGGTCGGGGTCACCTTCAAGAAAATCAACAATAACCTCGTGCCCAATACGTGGCACCGCCATGGCACCATAGCGACTACCGGCCCAACCTTGGGCGACACGGATCCAGCAAGAGCTGGTTTCGTTGCCTTTGCCTTCAAGATCCCAAGGAAACTGAACTTTGACTCGCCCGACTTCATCACAGTAGATTTCTTCATTTTCAGGCCCAACCACCACCGCCATCTGCGGTCCGTCAACACGCGGACGCACATTAGGTAAAGGTCGCCAAGTTTGCCCATCGGGAATCATGACTAAGTGACTTTCCAGAAAAGTCCCCAAGACACCGGCCTCTTCTCTTTGTGATTGTGGCTGCTGCCCTTCAGTTTGCAGTGAAATAATTTGCCACTTTTGATTGAATGACTCATGCGGATGAGACGTCATGGCAATGCACTGACCCGCCATCAAAGCAGGACTGTCTGAGCGGCCCAGAGCTTGCATCGCGTCTTGGCGCAGCGCATCTAGACGATATCCCGTGTAGGCTTGGCCATTAAAATCCGTTTTATACCGACCAGGAAAATCATAATGCAGCGTTTCACTTCGCTGATGATCCCCCCGGCAGTGCTCTTGATAGAGCATTTCCCACGCCGGATTTTTGAAGGTATAGTCTTTCAGCAATACCTGTGCAGCGCGCACATTTTCTTCATAGCTAAAACGCTGAATACTTGCACCCTCATTCAACCCACGCTGATGTGAATTATAGGGAAGCGTTTCTCCCATCGGTAAAAAGGCACAGTCATCAACAAACACAATTTCCTGCTTATTATTTTCAAAACGAAAATACCAAGAAATACCTTCTTCAGCGGCTAATCTCTCAATAAATTCCAGCGTTGATTCACGATACTGCACGCAATATTCACGCATTGGATGTTCATATCGAAGCTGGAAACTAAACTGTATGACATTAGCCTTGCGCAATAGTGTAGTAATAATCTGTTGTGGTGTTTGTTGCTGAAAAATACGCGACGAATGCTCTAATGACAGCGTCCAGATAACAGGCCGTAATGTGACGCTATATCGCGAGCGCTCATTACCCGTATCGCTGTGGGAAAAGCGACTAATCACCCCATTTATCCGTCGCTGAAGCGCACCGTTGTACCAAATTTGTAGCTCAGCGATATTATCTAGCAAACGACCAAAACTGATTTCCTGCAATATGCTCGACAGCTCAACCGATAATGAATAAACCTGAGAGAGCCCTTCGTTAAGGGCAAAGCTCACTACGTTAAATGTGTGTTCAGGTAATGATTGAGTGGTAAAAGTGAACTGTAATCCGGTGTTATCAGACATATTACCCCCTAGCCTCTGGCTTTCGCCAAGGCGACGAATGCCGCAATATGCTGGTTAGCGGCCAGCGATTGGCAGGTGCCGGAAACATCAGCGCCGTCCACGGTTATACTCTGCTCAACCTTTTGTCCCATCTGATCGAGCTTGGCGTTATACATTCCCGTAGATTCACCGTTCGGGTAGTATTCGCGGCTATCCCAGCCCATATCCATGGCGGTAACAATAGCGATCATGCTCAGGGATTTATTCGCGGGTATATCTGCCACGCCACAGTGGTCGCGCAGAAAAGCGGCACTACCGATTAAGTCAGCCAATCCATTCATTTGT harbors:
- a CDS encoding DUF4123 domain-containing protein, whose amino-acid sequence is MMEKKHWYLNAQDQENLQRGREQTLIWNALRAVMAIQDLPPILLGEEGERWLENTITLAQHYKVMDAYRLPIWIEISHRGGELFWQLDDVQEVLNNEDIDSVRLNTLLQMARLEQRNTVKQTSTVLDVTNSTIYHWCEARLPLWAIIDGALDAAPQGFASGLDVAHYSLFNATDRALESHGPWLIAAWAKPRMVQYLLSRPNYAFNTLWLVADGDANDLVTHLQGLLYVKQHDDQNSRFRFHDPRVFSHWLNTLDSFRLADFFGPVQRWISPDPNPLWSAQRLHRYSLIDDALEHQTLMMYPQSKEVTA
- a CDS encoding PAAR domain-containing protein, producing the protein MGVPVALLGHQHVCPIPFHVGGPIIQGDPALTVNGIPVALVGHKCVCAVGGPDSIATGSPLLTVNGIAVAVMGSSTKHGGVIVQGDPCLIIG
- a CDS encoding type VI secretion system Vgr family protein; the protein is MSDNTGLQFTFTTQSLPEHTFNVVSFALNEGLSQVYSLSVELSSILQEISFGRLLDNIAELQIWYNGALQRRINGVISRFSHSDTGNERSRYSVTLRPVIWTLSLEHSSRIFQQQTPQQIITTLLRKANVIQFSFQLRYEHPMREYCVQYRESTLEFIERLAAEEGISWYFRFENNKQEIVFVDDCAFLPMGETLPYNSHQRGLNEGASIQRFSYEENVRAAQVLLKDYTFKNPAWEMLYQEHCRGDHQRSETLHYDFPGRYKTDFNGQAYTGYRLDALRQDAMQALGRSDSPALMAGQCIAMTSHPHESFNQKWQIISLQTEGQQPQSQREEAGVLGTFLESHLVMIPDGQTWRPLPNVRPRVDGPQMAVVVGPENEEIYCDEVGRVKVQFPWDLEGKGNETSSCWIRVAQGWAGSRYGAMAVPRIGHEVIVDFLEGDPDQPIITGRTYHVVNVPPHALPIHKTRTVLRTSTHKGAGYNELSFEDEQGQQLVYLHAQKDQQTEVKNNQYLVVEQDRSKTIKHDQVEEIGNDKTSDVTHDHIERIHHNQMINVMNNQQIQIDNQYLFHVLNQRKDKMGADFSEEVGGDHHHTVAGTYELLANKKVLINTNDLVLQGAKSVVLQGPGGKIVIDSSGISLSSNLVNIKAVTRITSGGSSSMSALSATAMNGDPLSEICPICLQSL
- a CDS encoding molecular chaperone codes for the protein MKKNTWIKISALSFAILASASQAESGTTPSVQEQMNGLADLIGSAAFLRDHCGVADIPANKSLSMIAIVTAMDMGWDSREYYPNGESTGMYNAKLDQMGQKVEQSITVDGADVSGTCQSLAANQHIAAFVALAKARG